Proteins encoded in a region of the Apilactobacillus apisilvae genome:
- the murC gene encoding UDP-N-acetylmuramate--L-alanine ligase, protein MDTSKTYHFVGIKGTGMSAMARILRDRGCTVQGSDIEKYTFTQRGLEQAGIKVLPFDENNIHEGLIVIAGNSFNDDHPEIKKAREMGLEVYRYHEFLGKMIQGHTSIGVCGAHGKTSTTGLLSHVLSGIAPTDFLIGDGTGKGVPNARFFAYEADEYRRHFLATKPDYAIMTNIDFDHPDYYTGIEDVKSAFQTFVNQTKKGIFAWGDDKNLRDLTANVPIYYYGTNEDDDFRATNITRSTSGSSFDVEYRGKNLGKFQIHLYGEHNVLNSLAVIAVSYFEHDNLDEVQQELETFSGVKRRFAQRKVGDMTIIDDYAHHPSEINATLDAARQEYPSKKIIAVFQPHTFSRTIAYLDEFAESLNKADDVYITKIYSSPREKAGKVSSADLEAKITKNGGLIKAENMSPLLDYHDAVVIFMGAGDIQKYEKIYEELLNDVINNVN, encoded by the coding sequence ATGGATACAAGTAAGACATATCATTTTGTAGGTATTAAAGGTACAGGGATGTCTGCAATGGCCAGAATTCTTCGCGATAGGGGATGCACAGTTCAAGGTTCTGATATTGAAAAGTATACTTTTACACAAAGAGGTCTAGAACAAGCCGGAATCAAGGTATTGCCTTTTGATGAAAATAATATCCATGAGGGTCTAATTGTTATTGCTGGAAATTCATTTAACGATGATCATCCTGAAATTAAAAAAGCACGTGAAATGGGATTAGAGGTTTATCGTTATCATGAATTCTTAGGTAAAATGATTCAAGGACATACAAGTATTGGCGTTTGTGGAGCTCACGGTAAAACCAGTACAACTGGTCTTTTATCACATGTTTTATCAGGAATTGCTCCAACTGACTTTTTAATTGGTGACGGTACTGGTAAGGGAGTTCCTAATGCTAGATTCTTTGCTTATGAAGCTGATGAATATAGAAGACATTTCTTAGCAACTAAACCTGATTATGCGATTATGACTAATATCGATTTTGATCATCCGGATTATTATACTGGTATTGAAGATGTAAAAAGTGCATTTCAAACATTCGTAAATCAAACTAAAAAAGGTATTTTTGCTTGGGGTGACGATAAAAACCTTAGAGATTTAACTGCTAATGTACCCATTTATTATTACGGTACTAATGAAGATGATGATTTTAGAGCTACTAACATTACTCGTAGTACTTCTGGTTCATCATTTGACGTAGAATATCGTGGTAAAAATTTGGGTAAATTCCAAATTCACTTATACGGTGAACATAATGTATTGAATTCACTTGCTGTTATCGCAGTTTCATACTTTGAACATGATAATCTAGATGAAGTACAACAAGAATTGGAAACATTTAGTGGAGTTAAACGTCGTTTTGCTCAAAGAAAAGTGGGTGATATGACCATTATTGATGATTATGCTCATCATCCATCAGAAATTAATGCTACTTTAGATGCTGCAAGACAAGAATATCCAAGTAAAAAAATTATTGCTGTTTTTCAGCCCCATACTTTTAGTCGAACTATTGCTTATTTAGATGAATTTGCTGAAAGTCTAAATAAAGCAGACGATGTTTATATTACTAAAATCTATAGTTCACCTCGTGAAAAAGCGGGTAAAGTTTCTAGTGCTGATTTAGAAGCTAAGATTACTAAAAATGGTGGATTAATTAAAGCTGAAAATATGTCTCCATTATTGGATTATCACGATGCAGTTGTCATTTTTATGGGTGCTGGTGATATTCAAAAATATGAAAAAATTTACGAAGAATTGCTAAATGATGTAATTAATAATGTGAACTAA
- a CDS encoding Bax inhibitor-1/YccA family protein has protein sequence MNDYDQTNRRLVNNSFGMNKFLTKTYGWMALSVLISGIVSYLVGSVYHTTLALVPSIVGIVIWLVLAYATSKVAMNNSTLGFIMFIAFSALTGGLYSYIFLAYSATVITQAFLTATVDFAVMSFIGITTKRSLDKIGTQATGALIALIIVSIINAFLRVPFFSFVISVIAVIIFTILIAYDSQKIKELYNEHGSEVSENGLAINGAMALYLDFINLFLQLLSIFGGNDRD, from the coding sequence ATGAATGATTATGATCAAACTAATCGTCGTTTAGTAAACAATTCATTTGGTATGAATAAATTTTTAACCAAGACATATGGATGGATGGCACTATCCGTTCTTATTTCTGGAATTGTTTCTTACTTGGTAGGATCTGTTTACCACACTACTTTGGCCTTAGTTCCTAGTATAGTAGGAATTGTTATATGGCTAGTTTTAGCTTATGCTACTTCTAAAGTTGCAATGAACAATTCTACGCTAGGTTTTATAATGTTTATTGCATTTTCGGCTTTAACTGGTGGATTATATTCTTATATATTCCTAGCATATAGTGCAACGGTTATTACTCAAGCATTTTTAACTGCTACTGTGGATTTTGCGGTTATGTCTTTTATTGGTATTACAACTAAGAGAAGCCTAGATAAAATTGGTACTCAAGCAACCGGGGCATTGATTGCGTTAATTATTGTAAGTATTATTAATGCTTTTCTAAGAGTTCCATTCTTCAGTTTTGTTATTTCAGTTATAGCTGTAATAATCTTTACCATATTAATTGCATATGATAGTCAAAAAATTAAAGAATTGTATAATGAACATGGTTCTGAAGTTTCAGAAAATGGCTTAGCTATTAATGGAGCTATGGCATTATATTTAGATTTTATTAATCTGTTCTTACAACTATTAAGCATTTTTGGTGGTAATGATAGAGATTAA
- a CDS encoding HIT family protein, whose amino-acid sequence MDDCIFCKIVKNEIPNYTVYEDDVVKAFLDISQTTPGHTLVVPKKHVKDIYEYDTEMAEQVFARIPKIARAIKNSAPDIKGINIINNNGKVASQSVFHSHFHLIPRYSNDDGFSLNFSDNSNRYNEDTLTRIQNNISKHLEG is encoded by the coding sequence ATGGATGATTGTATTTTTTGTAAAATTGTTAAAAATGAAATCCCTAACTACACTGTTTATGAAGATGATGTAGTAAAAGCTTTTTTAGATATCTCACAAACAACCCCCGGGCATACCCTAGTTGTTCCTAAAAAACATGTAAAAGACATTTATGAGTATGATACAGAAATGGCCGAACAAGTTTTTGCTAGAATTCCTAAAATTGCTAGAGCAATTAAAAATTCTGCTCCAGATATTAAAGGAATCAATATCATTAATAATAATGGTAAAGTTGCATCACAATCAGTATTTCATTCTCATTTTCATTTAATTCCTAGATATAGTAATGATGATGGATTTTCATTAAACTTCTCAGATAATTCAAATCGCTATAATGAGGATACTTTGACCCGAATTCAAAATAACATTTCAAAACATTTGGAGGGTTAA
- the ytpR gene encoding YtpR family tRNA-binding protein, translated as MLIASYNPKQNGDILVVVLGETTGEQNVEYKNDIVTISETDNGEIIGYNFLNASHILPKLTDMNGQIDLNADDVTKLNDALKAQNLADNIVLDDDPKFVVGYVKSVSDHPKSDHLKITETEVNDGKSLQIVSGSPNMQANIKVVVAKVGAMMPDGLIIFPGELKGEDSNGMICSGRELHIPNAPQKPGALILPDNYEVGSEFDFDNASTLFE; from the coding sequence ATGTTAATTGCAAGTTATAATCCTAAACAAAATGGCGATATTTTAGTTGTTGTTTTAGGTGAAACAACTGGTGAACAAAATGTAGAGTACAAGAACGATATAGTTACTATTTCTGAAACAGATAATGGTGAAATAATTGGTTACAATTTTTTGAATGCTAGCCATATTTTACCTAAGTTAACTGATATGAATGGTCAAATTGATTTGAATGCTGATGACGTTACCAAACTAAATGATGCTTTAAAGGCACAGAATTTAGCTGATAATATTGTTTTAGATGATGACCCCAAATTTGTAGTTGGTTATGTAAAGTCTGTAAGTGATCATCCAAAGTCAGATCATTTAAAAATAACAGAAACTGAAGTTAATGATGGTAAATCTTTACAAATTGTTAGTGGATCACCAAACATGCAAGCAAACATTAAAGTTGTTGTTGCCAAAGTTGGTGCAATGATGCCGGATGGGTTAATTATTTTTCCTGGTGAATTAAAAGGTGAAGATAGTAATGGAATGATTTGTTCAGGACGTGAACTTCATATTCCGAATGCACCACAAAAACCGGGAGCTTTAATTTTACCTGATAATTATGAAGTTGGATCTGAATTTGATTTTGATAATGCATCCACTTTGTTTGAATAA
- a CDS encoding DNA translocase FtsK, whose protein sequence is MEHYDGPAFYRKYRINTKKQENRHINKIKENKKHNYNRKKDLKQSDVDTSDNPIAQRAAEFKPTKQQEFLGSSEPYYKLKISLPYLKIKQSLEVNSDNLIVYADNDEGAIDLDNYDPSESIVKESANEDDDNSTETLSDENPTFDNDNNEDVIEPIKEKIQNDDNTIIANQENDINENNDSNDSLISINDDDKEQIDNEDDDSEIEPETEDNKTPYSKYVDLYANDFEYLKNIESDGKKFVAAKPDDVNNLKDSEVIDKNNKENPSDESKSTNEVSNSKDAEVNDNKEEHSVLGHSLSSIINEEQDAQKDLSLFNDKKDESEETVYDDSKYQFPSLDLLSEPKNVDDDSLDDWIESQAQKLDETLSAFHVNANVVDWTNGPTVTQFQVKLQLGVKVSKITNLTDDLKMALAAKDIRIEAPIPGKTTVGIEIPNPHPRPVMLSEVLDTPQFKNNKDPLTVALGVDLTGKPQMTDIRKMPHGLIAGATGSGKSVFLNSLLISLLYKATPAELKMILIDPKAVEMAPYDNLPHLLSPVISDPKQASAALKWAVKEMDERYEKLASSGARNVEQFNKMAEEHGEYGLKIPYILIVIDELADLMMVASSEVQDYIVRITQKARAAGIHLIVATQRPSVDIITGTIKNNIPTRVAFMVSSQVDSRTIIDNAGAERLLGKGDMLYLGSGASQSIRLQGTFVTDEEIENITSQVRKQGQPKYAFQPESLLKHVNKVEQQDELMPQVLKYISKEDNVSTSKLQRVFSIGYNRAASLIDNLEQNNYVSGQHGSKPRDVYLTEKDYKKLNI, encoded by the coding sequence ATGGAACATTATGATGGACCTGCTTTTTACAGAAAGTATCGCATCAATACCAAAAAACAAGAAAATAGACATATAAATAAGATCAAAGAAAACAAAAAGCATAATTATAATCGCAAAAAAGATTTAAAACAGTCTGATGTAGATACAAGTGACAATCCAATTGCGCAAAGAGCTGCTGAATTCAAACCTACTAAGCAGCAAGAATTTTTAGGTAGTAGTGAACCGTATTATAAACTAAAAATTTCATTACCTTATTTAAAAATTAAGCAGTCTTTGGAGGTTAATTCAGATAACTTGATTGTTTATGCGGATAATGATGAAGGTGCAATTGACCTAGATAACTATGATCCATCGGAATCAATTGTTAAAGAATCTGCTAATGAAGATGACGACAATTCAACTGAAACCTTATCAGATGAAAATCCTACTTTTGATAATGATAATAATGAAGATGTCATTGAACCCATCAAAGAAAAAATTCAAAACGATGATAATACGATTATTGCTAATCAAGAAAACGATATTAATGAAAATAATGATTCTAATGACAGTTTGATTTCTATAAATGATGACGATAAAGAACAAATTGATAATGAAGATGATGATTCAGAAATAGAACCTGAAACAGAAGACAATAAAACACCATATAGTAAATATGTTGATTTGTATGCTAATGATTTTGAGTATTTGAAAAATATTGAAAGTGATGGGAAAAAATTTGTTGCTGCTAAACCGGATGACGTTAATAATCTAAAAGATTCTGAAGTGATAGATAAAAACAACAAAGAAAATCCTTCTGATGAATCAAAGTCTACTAATGAAGTTTCAAATAGCAAAGATGCAGAAGTTAATGATAATAAAGAAGAGCATTCAGTATTAGGACATTCTTTATCTTCAATTATTAATGAAGAGCAGGATGCTCAAAAAGATTTGTCCTTATTTAATGATAAAAAAGATGAGTCTGAAGAAACTGTTTATGATGATAGTAAATATCAATTTCCTAGTTTGGATTTATTATCTGAACCAAAGAATGTTGATGATGATAGTTTAGATGATTGGATTGAGAGTCAGGCTCAAAAATTAGATGAAACGCTCAGTGCTTTTCATGTTAATGCCAATGTAGTGGATTGGACAAATGGACCTACAGTAACTCAGTTCCAAGTTAAACTACAGTTGGGGGTTAAAGTAAGTAAGATAACTAACTTAACAGATGATTTGAAAATGGCTCTAGCGGCAAAGGACATTAGAATCGAAGCACCAATTCCAGGTAAAACTACTGTGGGAATTGAAATTCCTAATCCGCATCCTAGACCAGTTATGCTATCTGAAGTATTGGACACACCACAATTTAAAAACAATAAAGATCCACTAACAGTAGCTTTAGGTGTTGATTTAACTGGCAAACCACAAATGACTGATATTCGTAAAATGCCACATGGATTAATTGCCGGTGCTACTGGATCTGGTAAAAGTGTTTTCTTAAATAGTTTGTTAATTTCTTTACTTTACAAAGCTACTCCTGCTGAACTAAAAATGATTTTAATTGATCCTAAAGCTGTAGAAATGGCCCCATATGATAATTTGCCACACCTTCTTTCACCAGTTATATCTGATCCTAAACAAGCATCAGCTGCTTTAAAATGGGCAGTCAAAGAAATGGATGAACGTTATGAAAAACTTGCTTCTTCTGGTGCCAGAAATGTTGAACAATTTAATAAAATGGCAGAAGAACATGGTGAGTATGGATTAAAAATTCCTTATATTTTGATTGTGATTGATGAATTGGCTGACTTAATGATGGTTGCTTCAAGTGAAGTTCAAGATTATATTGTTAGAATTACCCAAAAGGCTAGAGCTGCAGGAATTCATTTGATTGTAGCGACTCAAAGACCTAGTGTTGATATTATTACTGGTACAATTAAAAATAATATTCCAACTCGTGTTGCCTTTATGGTTTCTAGTCAAGTTGATTCAAGAACGATTATTGATAATGCTGGAGCTGAAAGATTATTAGGTAAAGGTGATATGCTCTATCTAGGTAGCGGTGCTAGTCAATCAATTAGATTACAAGGAACTTTTGTTACAGATGAAGAAATTGAAAATATTACTAGCCAAGTTAGAAAGCAAGGCCAACCTAAGTATGCTTTCCAACCAGAATCACTTTTAAAACATGTTAATAAAGTGGAACAACAAGATGAATTAATGCCACAAGTATTAAAATATATTTCTAAAGAAGATAATGTTTCAACTTCTAAATTACAAAGAGTCTTTTCAATTGGCTATAATCGTGCAGCAAGCTTGATTGATAATTTAGAGCAGAATAATTATGTTTCTGGGCAGCATGGTTCTAAGCCTAGAGATGTATATTTAACAGAGAAAGATTATAAAAAACTAAACATTTAA
- a CDS encoding thioredoxin family protein, whose product MEQLPKMNLNELKDKIDSGKYILFFTADWCPDCSFIKPAMPEIEAEYKEYTFLTVDRDENIDLAAELSVMGIPSFIAFNNGEEIGRFVNKDRKTKKQVEEFIDSLN is encoded by the coding sequence ATGGAACAATTACCAAAAATGAACTTAAATGAATTGAAAGATAAAATTGATAGTGGCAAGTATATTCTATTCTTTACCGCTGACTGGTGTCCCGATTGCTCTTTTATTAAGCCTGCGATGCCTGAAATTGAAGCTGAATATAAAGAATACACATTTTTAACTGTTGATCGTGATGAAAATATCGATTTAGCTGCTGAATTAAGTGTAATGGGTATTCCTAGTTTTATTGCTTTCAATAACGGTGAAGAAATTGGCCGTTTTGTAAACAAAGATAGAAAAACTAAAAAACAAGTTGAAGAATTCATTGATTCTTTAAATTAA
- a CDS encoding ABC transporter ATP-binding protein yields the protein MALEVSHLVGGYSQIPVLKDISFNIKDGELVGLIGLNGAGKSTTINHIIGILTPFSGDIKINGTAIDKDINKYKQQIAYIPEVPILYKELTLKEHIETTIMAYQLDENEAWQRAKELLKMFRLDNKLEWFPINFSKGMRQKVMIVCAFITNAKLFIIDEPFLGLDPLAVNDLLNLINNQKKQGSSILMSTHVLDTAQRFCDRFVLIHNGQVRTEGNLEALKKEYGDDESSLNDIYLKLAEESNNE from the coding sequence ATGGCATTAGAAGTTTCCCATTTAGTAGGGGGATATTCACAAATTCCTGTACTTAAGGACATATCTTTTAATATCAAAGATGGTGAGCTAGTTGGTTTGATAGGATTAAATGGTGCTGGTAAATCAACTACTATTAATCATATTATTGGTATTTTAACTCCATTTTCTGGAGACATTAAAATTAATGGAACTGCAATCGATAAAGACATTAATAAATATAAGCAGCAGATTGCTTATATTCCTGAAGTTCCTATTTTATATAAAGAACTAACATTAAAAGAACATATTGAAACAACCATTATGGCATATCAATTAGATGAAAATGAAGCTTGGCAGAGGGCAAAAGAATTATTAAAAATGTTTCGCTTAGATAATAAATTAGAATGGTTCCCGATTAACTTTTCCAAAGGAATGCGTCAAAAAGTGATGATTGTTTGTGCTTTCATTACTAATGCAAAATTATTTATTATTGATGAACCATTTTTAGGTTTGGATCCATTAGCAGTTAATGATTTGTTGAATTTAATTAATAATCAAAAAAAGCAAGGAAGTAGCATTCTAATGTCTACTCATGTTTTAGATACTGCACAGCGCTTTTGTGATCGATTTGTTTTAATTCATAATGGGCAAGTTAGAACAGAAGGTAACTTAGAAGCGTTGAAAAAAGAATATGGTGATGACGAAAGTTCATTAAATGATATTTATCTAAAATTAGCTGAGGAATCAAATAATGAATAG
- the trmB gene encoding tRNA (guanosine(46)-N7)-methyltransferase TrmB — MRVRNKPWANDFIKDHSEYIVDNPEELKGQWATRFEKDQPIHVEIGTGKGQFIVEMAKEHPEINFLGIEIQQTVIAIALKKVVASELPNLQMVHTDGAGIDTFFDEHELDAIYLNFSDPWPKKRHAKRRLTSPKFLDSYKTVLKKDAPVIFKTDNRGLFEYSIITFNNYGMYFDLLSLDLHNSEYNDDNIETEYEHKFSAKGPIYKVVAYFDKNKED, encoded by the coding sequence TTGAGAGTTAGAAATAAACCATGGGCAAATGATTTTATTAAAGATCATTCAGAATATATCGTTGATAATCCTGAAGAATTAAAGGGCCAATGGGCCACCAGATTTGAAAAAGATCAACCAATTCACGTAGAAATTGGAACAGGGAAAGGTCAATTCATTGTTGAAATGGCTAAAGAACATCCTGAAATTAATTTTTTGGGAATTGAGATTCAACAAACCGTTATTGCGATTGCATTAAAAAAAGTTGTTGCGTCTGAGTTACCTAATTTACAAATGGTTCATACCGACGGTGCTGGTATTGATACATTTTTTGATGAACATGAGTTAGATGCTATTTATTTGAACTTTTCTGATCCATGGCCTAAAAAGCGTCATGCTAAAAGACGCTTAACTTCACCTAAATTTTTAGATAGCTATAAAACAGTTTTGAAAAAAGATGCACCCGTTATTTTTAAAACAGATAATCGTGGCTTATTTGAATACTCTATAATAACTTTTAATAATTATGGTATGTATTTTGACTTATTATCTTTAGATTTACACAATAGTGAATATAATGATGATAATATTGAAACTGAATATGAACATAAATTTAGTGCTAAAGGACCAATTTATAAGGTAGTGGCATATTTTGATAAAAATAAAGAAGATTAA
- a CDS encoding ABC transporter permease, giving the protein MNSLFKHRLGAHLIEMTKYLRYVFNDFFVIALMFCFGGLAYEYSMALKHLPKGLWWSQPLVLLVMFISVQLGGFADFIKKADYVFLMPKEQSFYKYFKSAMRYSYLMASIIQILLWIILLPFVAVTFSKFSGIYAAFMLIILLLNKYIIMNVSFINIYRQDSEKRNFIFKIVIPILTFYMLIWISGIISLIVSILIAFYLVFVKNNCSNMSINWNKVIENENSRMHRIYQFFNMFTEVPMLEGKVKRRKYLDPLLSLFNNNNVFAYLYVRGIFRDKEVSGLYIRLTLIGTILILFINNSILAILLSLLFIYLIVFQIIPYYSNFDDNAFTYIYPISDENKLASFTSIINRLMILTILLFFVATIFSNNIMTSLILIVLDTIELYLLTKFYINKKVNKAKLKI; this is encoded by the coding sequence ATGAATAGTCTTTTTAAACATCGTCTTGGTGCCCATTTAATTGAAATGACTAAATATTTAAGATATGTATTTAATGATTTTTTTGTAATCGCTTTGATGTTTTGTTTTGGTGGATTAGCTTATGAGTATTCAATGGCACTTAAACATCTTCCTAAGGGCCTTTGGTGGAGTCAACCGTTAGTTTTACTAGTTATGTTTATTTCTGTACAACTTGGTGGATTTGCTGACTTTATAAAGAAGGCTGATTATGTATTTTTGATGCCAAAAGAACAATCTTTTTATAAATATTTTAAATCAGCAATGAGATATAGTTATTTAATGGCTTCTATTATTCAAATATTATTGTGGATTATTTTATTACCATTTGTAGCAGTTACTTTTTCAAAATTTAGTGGCATATACGCTGCTTTTATGTTAATAATTTTACTTTTAAATAAGTATATTATTATGAACGTTTCTTTTATTAATATTTATAGACAAGATAGTGAAAAGCGCAATTTTATTTTTAAAATTGTTATACCTATATTGACTTTTTATATGCTAATTTGGATTTCAGGAATCATTTCACTAATTGTTTCTATCTTGATAGCTTTTTATCTAGTATTCGTAAAAAATAATTGTAGTAATATGTCTATTAATTGGAATAAGGTAATTGAGAATGAAAATAGTCGAATGCATCGTATTTATCAATTCTTCAATATGTTTACTGAAGTTCCAATGCTAGAAGGTAAAGTTAAGCGCCGTAAATATTTAGATCCATTATTATCATTATTTAATAATAACAATGTTTTTGCTTACTTATATGTAAGAGGCATTTTTAGAGATAAAGAGGTTAGTGGTTTATATATTAGACTAACTTTAATTGGAACAATATTAATATTATTTATAAATAATTCAATCTTGGCTATTTTATTAAGTTTGTTATTTATTTATTTAATTGTTTTTCAAATCATTCCTTATTATTCTAATTTTGACGACAATGCTTTTACTTATATTTATCCAATATCTGATGAAAATAAATTAGCTAGTTTTACTAGTATTATTAATAGGCTAATGATTTTAACAATATTGTTATTTTTTGTTGCTACTATTTTTAGCAATAATATTATGACGTCGTTGATTTTAATAGTTCTAGACACGATTGAATTATACTTGCTCACAAAATTTTATATCAATAAAAAAGTTAATAAAGCTAAATTAAAAATTTAA